One genomic segment of Pseudomonas fortuita includes these proteins:
- a CDS encoding FecR family protein — translation MTDSPAPRPSPAGPSARARAMDEALDWLVRLQCANTEDTLAFEAWLSAAPENAEAYVEAEALWNGMPLHQAATQMHQQQRRSWRGRLRSHWKPLATAAVLLVGLFTVGNLPTRLQADHLTVVGERQRLQLEDGAKVLLNTNSAFASDHRDGRQIARLLQGEAYFQIPDGAQLPLEVEAGPLRAQVRDTDFAVRYLDGEAQVRVQRGDVDLQGARDQRIRLSAGDSISVGPQGFGQRQRADLQKDLAWVDGRLVFENCPLSQVLAEVRRYYPGWIINRNAQLEDVAVTGNYRLDQPLETLRALAHITSAQLHEYPALVILN, via the coding sequence GTGACCGACAGCCCTGCCCCTCGCCCGTCACCTGCCGGGCCTAGTGCCCGTGCGCGTGCCATGGACGAGGCGCTGGACTGGCTGGTGCGCCTGCAATGCGCCAATACCGAGGACACCCTGGCTTTTGAAGCCTGGCTGAGCGCTGCGCCGGAAAACGCCGAGGCCTATGTCGAAGCAGAGGCGCTGTGGAACGGTATGCCGTTGCACCAGGCAGCCACGCAGATGCACCAGCAGCAACGCCGCTCATGGCGCGGGCGCCTGCGCAGCCACTGGAAACCCCTGGCCACCGCAGCAGTGCTGCTGGTCGGGCTGTTCACCGTCGGCAACCTGCCCACACGCTTGCAGGCCGACCACCTGACCGTGGTGGGCGAGCGCCAGCGCCTGCAACTGGAAGACGGCGCAAAAGTGCTGCTCAACACCAACTCGGCATTTGCCAGCGACCACCGTGACGGCCGCCAGATCGCCCGCCTGCTGCAGGGTGAGGCCTACTTCCAGATACCCGACGGCGCACAGCTGCCACTTGAGGTAGAGGCCGGGCCGTTGCGCGCACAGGTGCGCGATACCGACTTTGCCGTGCGCTACCTCGACGGCGAGGCCCAGGTACGGGTACAACGCGGCGATGTCGACCTGCAAGGGGCACGCGACCAACGCATTCGCCTGAGTGCCGGGGATAGCATCAGCGTCGGCCCCCAAGGCTTCGGCCAGCGCCAACGCGCCGACTTGCAAAAGGACCTGGCCTGGGTCGACGGCCGCCTGGTGTTCGAGAACTGCCCGCTCAGCCAGGTACTGGCTGAAGTGCGTCGCTACTACCCAGGCTGGATCATCAACCGCAATGCGCAGCTGGAAGACGTTGCAGTCACCGGCAACTACCGCCTTGACCAGCCGTTGGAAACCCTGCGCGCACTGGCCCACATCACCTCGGCACAGCTGCATGAGTACCCTGCGCTGGTGATTCTGAACTGA
- a CDS encoding RNA polymerase sigma factor, giving the protein MSQSRFNSVFLVQRLTLLRTLQRMVGNPSTAEDLLQETYLRVSRALGERPIEHIEPFVFQTARNLALDHLRARRVQARMLVDDVPDEVLHSVAAPATSSEDAAHAEQLLKHLSVSLNQLSERQQRIFILSRLHGATYLEIAEQLSVSPSTVQKELKLIMAICMGVAERLK; this is encoded by the coding sequence GTGAGTCAGTCCCGGTTCAACTCCGTCTTCCTCGTCCAGCGCCTTACCCTGTTGCGCACCTTGCAGCGCATGGTCGGCAACCCCAGCACGGCCGAAGACCTGCTGCAGGAAACCTACCTGCGGGTGTCGCGCGCCCTGGGCGAACGGCCCATCGAGCACATCGAGCCGTTCGTGTTCCAGACCGCGCGCAACCTGGCACTGGACCACTTGCGCGCACGCCGGGTACAGGCGCGCATGCTGGTCGACGACGTGCCCGACGAAGTGCTGCACAGCGTGGCCGCCCCCGCCACCAGCAGCGAGGATGCCGCCCATGCCGAGCAACTGCTCAAGCACCTGAGCGTCAGCCTCAACCAGCTGAGTGAACGCCAGCAGCGCATTTTCATCCTCAGCCGCCTGCACGGCGCCACCTACCTGGAAATTGCCGAACAACTCAGTGTTTCGCCCAGTACGGTGCAAAAGGAACTGAAACTGATCATGGCGATCTGCATGGGTGTTGCCGAACGCCTCAAGTAA
- the gap gene encoding type I glyceraldehyde-3-phosphate dehydrogenase: MTLRIAINGFGRIGRNVLRALYTQGYRQDLQVVAINDLGDSAMNAHLLKYDSVHGTFEATVEADHESLTVNGDRIAVSAIRNPADLPWKAEAIDVVFECTGLFTDRAKAAAHLTAGAGKVIVSAPAKGADATVVYGVNHDILRASHQVISNASCTTNCLAPIAQVLHREFGIEQGLMTTIHAYTNDQVLTDMYHSDPYRARSATQSMIPSKTGAAEAVGLVLPELAGKLTGMAVRVPVINVSLVDLTVNLKREATAEQVNQLFLEASRHSKVLGYNALPLVSCDFNHNPLSSIFDANHTRANGRMLKVLAWYDNEWAFSNRMLDNCLALCQAR; encoded by the coding sequence ATGACCCTACGCATCGCGATCAATGGATTCGGCCGCATCGGGCGCAACGTCCTGCGCGCACTGTATACCCAAGGCTACCGCCAGGACCTGCAGGTCGTCGCCATCAACGACCTGGGCGACAGCGCCATGAATGCCCACCTGCTCAAATACGACAGCGTGCATGGCACGTTCGAGGCCACAGTCGAGGCCGACCACGAAAGCCTCACGGTCAATGGTGACCGTATCGCCGTCAGTGCCATCCGCAACCCGGCCGACCTGCCCTGGAAGGCCGAAGCGATCGACGTGGTGTTCGAGTGCACAGGGCTGTTCACCGACCGCGCCAAAGCCGCTGCCCACCTGACCGCCGGGGCGGGCAAGGTGATTGTCTCGGCGCCGGCCAAAGGCGCCGATGCCACCGTGGTCTACGGGGTCAACCATGACATCCTGCGGGCCTCGCATCAGGTCATTTCCAACGCCTCCTGCACCACCAACTGCCTGGCGCCGATCGCCCAGGTGCTGCACCGCGAGTTCGGCATCGAGCAAGGCCTGATGACCACCATTCACGCCTATACCAACGACCAGGTGCTGACCGACATGTACCACAGCGACCCGTACCGGGCGCGGTCGGCCACGCAGTCGATGATCCCCAGCAAGACCGGCGCCGCCGAAGCCGTGGGCCTTGTGCTGCCGGAGCTGGCGGGCAAGCTGACCGGCATGGCAGTGCGGGTACCGGTGATCAACGTGTCGCTGGTGGACCTCACCGTCAACCTCAAGCGCGAGGCCACGGCCGAGCAGGTCAACCAGCTGTTCCTTGAAGCCAGCAGGCATTCCAAGGTATTGGGGTACAACGCGTTGCCATTGGTTTCCTGCGATTTCAACCACAACCCGCTGTCGTCGATTTTCGATGCCAACCATACCCGGGCCAACGGGCGCATGCTCAAGGTGCTGGCGTGGTATGACAACGAGTGGGCGTTCAGCAACCGCATGCTGGATAACTGCCTGGCGTTGTGCCAGGCCCGTTGA
- the edd gene encoding phosphogluconate dehydratase, with protein sequence MHPRILEVTQRLIDRSRATRERYLQLIRGAASEGPMRASLQCANFAHGVAGCGSEDKQTLRLMNAANVAIVSAYNDMLSAHQPYLHFPEQIKQALREVGSVGQFAGGVPAMCDGVTQGEPGMELAIASREVIAMSTAVALSHNMFDAALMLGICDKIVPGLMMGALRFGHLPTIFVPGGPMVSGISNKQKADVRQRYAEGKASREELLESEMNSYHSPGTCTFYGTANTNQLVMEVMGLHLPGASFVNPYTPLRDALTAHAAQQVTRMTKASGSFMPLGEIVDEKALVNSIVALHATGGSTNHTLHIPAIAQAAGIQLTWQDMADLSEVVPTLSHVYPNGKADINHFQAAGGMAFLIRELLDAGLLHEDVNTVAGPGLRRYTQEPFLDNGKLVWREGPQQSLDESILRPVARPFSAEGGLRVMEGNLGRGVMKVSAVAPEHQVVEAPALVFHDQQSLADAFKAGELERDFVAVVRFQGPRCNGMPELHKLTPFLGVLQDRGYKVALVTDGRMSGASGKIPAAIHVCPEAYDGGPLARVRDGDIVRVDGVEGTLRVMVSAEELASRDLPPVPQGNDLGCGRELFGFMRMAFSPAEQGASAFTSALENLK encoded by the coding sequence ATGCATCCGCGCATCCTTGAGGTCACCCAACGGCTGATCGACCGCAGCCGTGCCACCCGCGAACGCTATCTGCAACTGATTCGCGGCGCGGCCAGTGAAGGCCCCATGCGTGCCAGCCTGCAGTGTGCCAACTTCGCCCATGGCGTGGCCGGTTGCGGCAGCGAGGACAAGCAGACTCTGCGCCTGATGAACGCGGCCAACGTGGCCATCGTCTCGGCTTATAACGACATGCTGTCTGCCCACCAGCCGTATCTGCACTTCCCGGAGCAGATCAAGCAGGCCCTGCGCGAGGTCGGTTCGGTCGGCCAGTTCGCCGGCGGCGTGCCGGCCATGTGCGACGGCGTGACCCAGGGTGAGCCGGGCATGGAGCTGGCCATCGCCAGCCGTGAAGTGATTGCCATGTCCACGGCGGTCGCGTTGTCGCACAACATGTTCGATGCCGCGCTGATGCTGGGCATCTGCGACAAGATTGTCCCAGGCCTGATGATGGGGGCGCTGCGTTTCGGCCACCTGCCGACCATCTTCGTGCCGGGCGGGCCGATGGTTTCCGGCATTTCCAACAAGCAGAAGGCCGACGTGCGCCAGCGCTATGCGGAAGGCAAGGCCAGCCGTGAAGAGCTGCTGGAGTCGGAGATGAACTCCTATCACAGCCCGGGTACCTGCACCTTCTACGGCACCGCCAACACCAACCAGTTGGTGATGGAGGTGATGGGCCTGCACCTGCCGGGCGCCTCGTTCGTCAACCCGTACACCCCGCTGCGCGACGCACTTACAGCGCACGCCGCGCAGCAGGTGACGCGCATGACCAAGGCCAGCGGCAGTTTCATGCCGCTGGGCGAAATCGTCGACGAAAAGGCACTGGTCAACTCCATCGTTGCCCTGCACGCCACGGGCGGCTCGACCAACCACACCCTGCACATCCCGGCGATTGCCCAGGCAGCAGGTATCCAGCTGACCTGGCAGGACATGGCCGACCTCTCCGAAGTGGTGCCGACCCTGTCCCACGTCTACCCCAATGGCAAGGCCGACATCAATCACTTCCAGGCCGCCGGGGGCATGGCCTTCCTGATCCGCGAACTGCTGGATGCCGGGCTGCTGCACGAAGACGTCAACACCGTGGCCGGCCCCGGCCTGCGCCGCTACACCCAGGAGCCGTTCCTCGACAATGGCAAGCTGGTGTGGCGCGAGGGGCCGCAACAAAGCCTGGACGAAAGCATCCTGCGCCCGGTGGCACGGCCGTTCTCGGCTGAAGGCGGCCTGCGGGTGATGGAAGGCAACCTGGGCCGTGGCGTGATGAAGGTTTCCGCCGTCGCCCCCGAACATCAGGTGGTCGAGGCCCCCGCGCTGGTGTTCCATGACCAGCAGTCGCTCGCCGACGCGTTCAAGGCCGGTGAGCTGGAGCGTGACTTTGTTGCCGTGGTGCGCTTCCAGGGCCCACGTTGCAACGGCATGCCCGAACTGCACAAGCTCACGCCCTTCCTCGGTGTTTTGCAGGACCGAGGCTACAAGGTGGCGCTGGTTACCGACGGGCGCATGTCCGGCGCCTCGGGCAAGATCCCGGCGGCCATCCACGTTTGCCCCGAGGCTTATGATGGCGGCCCGCTGGCGCGCGTGCGCGATGGTGATATCGTGCGGGTCGATGGTGTCGAAGGCACACTGCGGGTAATGGTATCGGCCGAAGAACTGGCCAGCCGCGACCTGCCGCCGGTGCCCCAGGGCAATGACCTGGGTTGCGGGCGTGAGCTGTTCGGCTTCATGCGCATGGCGTTCAGCCCGGCAGAGCAGGGCGCGAGTGCCTTTACCTCGGCCCTGGAGAACCTTAAATGA
- a CDS encoding glucokinase gives MKDLLVGDIGGTNARFALWRDNQLHEVNVFATADYTSPEQAIEAYLEGQGIARGGLAAVCLAVAGPVDGDEFRFTNNHWRLSRTAFCKTLQVERLLLINDFTAMALGMTRLRDGEFREVCPGQADPSRPALVIGPGTGLGVGSLLRLGEQHWQALPGEGGHVDLPVGNAREAAIHQQIHGQIGHVSAETVLSGGGLVRLYQAICALDGDTPRHKTPAQITEAALGGEPRALAVVEQFCRFLGRVAGNNVLTLGARGGVYIVGGVIPRFAELFLRSGFAASFADKGCMSGYFAGVPVWLVTAEFSGLLGSGVALQQALDHR, from the coding sequence ATGAAAGACCTGCTGGTTGGCGACATTGGCGGCACCAATGCCCGTTTTGCGTTGTGGCGTGACAACCAGCTGCATGAGGTAAACGTTTTTGCCACTGCGGACTACACCAGCCCGGAGCAGGCCATCGAGGCTTACCTCGAAGGCCAGGGCATAGCCCGCGGCGGCTTGGCGGCTGTATGCCTGGCGGTAGCCGGGCCGGTCGATGGCGATGAATTTCGCTTTACCAACAACCATTGGCGTTTGAGCCGTACGGCTTTTTGCAAGACCTTGCAGGTCGAGCGGCTGTTGCTGATCAACGATTTTACCGCCATGGCGCTGGGCATGACCCGCCTGCGCGATGGGGAATTTCGCGAGGTGTGCCCTGGTCAGGCTGACCCTTCGCGGCCTGCGTTGGTGATCGGGCCAGGGACTGGCCTGGGCGTGGGCTCGTTGCTGCGCCTTGGCGAACAGCACTGGCAGGCCTTGCCGGGGGAGGGCGGGCATGTCGACCTGCCGGTGGGCAATGCGCGCGAAGCGGCCATCCATCAGCAGATCCACGGCCAGATCGGCCATGTCAGTGCCGAGACCGTGCTCAGCGGTGGTGGCCTGGTGCGGCTGTACCAGGCGATCTGTGCGCTGGATGGCGACACACCCCGACACAAGACCCCGGCACAGATTACCGAAGCCGCGCTGGGCGGTGAGCCAAGGGCGCTGGCGGTGGTCGAGCAGTTCTGCCGCTTCCTTGGGCGCGTGGCGGGTAACAACGTGCTCACGCTGGGCGCGCGAGGCGGGGTCTATATTGTCGGCGGCGTCATTCCCCGCTTTGCCGAACTGTTCCTGCGTAGCGGGTTTGCCGCGAGTTTTGCCGACAAGGGCTGCATGAGTGGCTATTTCGCTGGCGTGCCTGTGTGGCTGGTAACCGCAGAGTTTTCCGGCTTGCTGGGCTCCGGTGTGGCCTTGCAGCAGGCCTTGGACCACAGATAA
- the gltR gene encoding two-component system response regulator GltR: MSTAGKSILMVDDDQEIRELLQTYLSRSGFQVHAEADGKGFRRALETTPCDLVILDVMLPDEDGFSLCRWVRQHPRQARVPIIMLTASSDEADRVIGLELGADDYLGKPFSPRELQARIKALLRRAEFGLSAPGSAVLAFDDWRLDTVSHRLFHHDGEEVILSGADFALLKLFLDHPQQILDRDTIGNATRGREPMPLDRIVDMAVSRLRQRLRDTDKPPRLIRTVRGSGYLLAAHVCSAP, translated from the coding sequence TTGAGCACTGCCGGCAAATCGATCCTGATGGTCGACGACGACCAGGAAATCCGCGAACTGCTGCAAACCTACCTGAGCCGCTCCGGCTTCCAGGTGCATGCCGAAGCCGATGGAAAGGGCTTTCGCCGCGCCCTGGAAACCACCCCCTGCGACCTGGTCATCCTCGACGTCATGCTGCCCGACGAAGACGGTTTCAGCCTGTGCCGCTGGGTACGCCAGCACCCGCGCCAGGCGCGGGTGCCCATTATCATGCTCACCGCCAGCTCCGACGAAGCCGACCGTGTCATCGGCCTGGAACTGGGCGCTGACGACTACCTGGGCAAACCGTTCAGCCCTCGCGAGCTGCAAGCGCGGATCAAGGCCTTGTTGCGCCGCGCCGAGTTCGGCCTGTCGGCGCCAGGCAGCGCGGTGCTGGCCTTCGACGACTGGCGGCTGGACACGGTCAGTCACCGTCTGTTCCATCACGACGGTGAAGAGGTGATTCTGTCTGGTGCCGACTTCGCCCTGCTCAAACTGTTCCTCGACCATCCGCAGCAGATTCTCGACCGCGACACCATCGGCAACGCCACCCGTGGCCGCGAGCCAATGCCGCTGGACCGCATCGTCGACATGGCGGTCAGCCGCCTGCGTCAGCGCCTGCGCGATACCGACAAGCCCCCCCGGCTGATCCGCACGGTGCGCGGCAGTGGCTACCTGTTGGCGGCACATGTCTGCAGTGCGCCCTGA
- a CDS encoding ATP-binding protein, with product MSAVRPERRWRLLPRSLLGRMLLLTLLVVLLAQGLSSIIWVAQLRASQLQGLRASASSLAHSMSASVSYFRSLPVAYRPMVLDQLRSMGGTRFFVSLNVKPLDMPVLPITARKQAVIEVFQQVLHERLGSQMDISVEFVGPDDLRIFNSGLKLDELPRSWAHYSLTLEPLNPPVLVTQIRLDEGEWLYIASLLPEPYTSLEAERLPRQQIGFIVLTTALLLLFIGLLVHWQSWPLKRLARAAREMSLGADVAPVVEGGGSEVVEVSRAFNSMRERISRYLTERSQLFSAISHDLRTPITRLRLRVELLEDERLQAKFSQDLDELELLVKGALQCVKDTDIHENIEPVDLNHVLEILAEPYLRDGRITVDGRALAPYPGKPLALRRCIGNLVDNAIKYGEQARLRIIDSAEGFVLQVDDQGPGVPQQQLEQVFEPHFRLAGQQQGYGLGLGIARNIAHSHGGEVSLLNLREGGLRVTLYLPRGQD from the coding sequence ATGTCTGCAGTGCGCCCTGAGCGGCGCTGGCGCCTGCTGCCGCGCTCACTGCTGGGGCGCATGCTGCTGCTGACCTTGCTGGTAGTGCTCTTGGCCCAAGGCTTGTCGAGCATCATCTGGGTGGCCCAGTTGCGTGCCAGCCAACTGCAGGGTCTGCGTGCGAGCGCCAGCAGCCTGGCCCATTCGATGAGCGCCAGTGTCAGTTACTTCCGCTCGTTGCCGGTGGCCTACCGGCCCATGGTGCTCGACCAGTTGCGCAGCATGGGCGGCACGCGCTTTTTCGTCTCGCTCAACGTCAAGCCGCTGGACATGCCGGTGCTGCCCATCACTGCACGCAAGCAGGCGGTGATCGAGGTATTCCAGCAGGTACTGCACGAGCGCCTGGGTTCGCAAATGGACATTTCTGTCGAATTCGTCGGGCCTGACGACCTGCGCATTTTCAACAGCGGCCTGAAACTCGACGAGCTGCCACGCTCCTGGGCGCATTACTCATTGACACTGGAGCCGCTCAACCCGCCGGTGCTGGTGACGCAGATTCGCCTGGACGAGGGCGAGTGGCTGTACATTGCCTCGCTGCTGCCCGAGCCCTATACCAGCCTTGAGGCCGAACGCCTGCCACGGCAGCAGATCGGTTTCATCGTGCTCACCACCGCCTTGCTGCTGTTGTTCATCGGGTTGTTGGTGCACTGGCAGAGCTGGCCGCTCAAGCGCCTGGCGCGCGCTGCCCGGGAGATGTCGCTGGGTGCCGATGTGGCGCCGGTGGTTGAAGGAGGGGGGAGCGAAGTGGTGGAAGTCAGCCGGGCATTCAACAGCATGCGCGAGCGCATCAGCCGCTACCTGACCGAGCGTAGCCAGCTATTCAGTGCCATCTCCCACGACCTGCGCACGCCGATCACCCGCCTGCGTCTGCGTGTCGAACTGCTGGAGGACGAGCGCCTGCAGGCCAAGTTCAGCCAGGATCTGGACGAGCTGGAGCTACTGGTCAAAGGGGCGTTGCAGTGCGTGAAGGACACCGATATCCACGAAAACATCGAGCCGGTCGACCTTAACCATGTGCTGGAGATTCTGGCAGAGCCTTATCTGCGTGATGGCCGCATCACGGTCGACGGCCGGGCGCTGGCGCCTTACCCAGGCAAGCCGCTGGCGCTGCGGCGCTGCATCGGCAACCTGGTCGACAACGCCATCAAGTACGGCGAGCAGGCGCGGCTGCGCATCATCGACAGTGCCGAAGGTTTTGTGCTGCAGGTGGACGACCAGGGGCCGGGCGTACCGCAGCAGCAGCTTGAGCAAGTGTTCGAGCCGCATTTTCGGCTGGCCGGACAGCAGCAGGGCTATGGGCTGGGATTGGGGATTGCGCGCAACATTGCCCACAGCCACGGCGGCGAGGTGAGCTTGCTCAACCTGCGCGAAGGCGGGTTGCGGGTGACCCTGTATCTGCCGCGGGGGCAGGACTGA
- a CDS encoding D-mannose isomerase, producing MNTSNLPSSSWLNAPAHAAWRLAEAQRLLAFAKAAKLPDGFGNLDAEGRLAPGACAETMNTARMTHCFALAHLQGMPGCLDYVAHGVAALRGAMQDASYGGWFAHPGGHDDSGKAAYLHAFVALAASSAVVAGAVDAPALLADAIQVIEAHFWSEEEGALRETFSRAWQLPEPYRGANSNMHATEAFLALADVTGNSLWLKRALRIAERIIHTHAAANGYRVIEHFDALWQPLPHYNIEHPADHFRPYGTTPGHALEWARLLLHLEASLDRAGLQAPQWLADSARALFDTACQQAWKVDGAPGYVYTLDWAGQPVVHARLHWVHAEACAAAAALLQRTGEAHYEQWYRNGWDFIASHFIDTHGGSWHHELDATNQPAGTIWPGKPDLYHAYQALLLPGLPLASSLASNLAANVTRR from the coding sequence ATGAACACCTCCAACCTGCCTTCCAGCAGCTGGCTCAACGCCCCGGCCCATGCTGCCTGGCGCCTGGCCGAAGCACAGCGCCTGCTGGCCTTCGCCAAGGCCGCGAAACTGCCCGACGGCTTCGGCAACCTGGACGCCGAGGGGCGGTTAGCGCCCGGCGCCTGCGCCGAAACCATGAACACTGCTCGCATGACCCACTGCTTCGCCCTGGCTCACCTGCAGGGCATGCCCGGCTGCCTGGACTACGTCGCACACGGCGTGGCCGCTTTGCGCGGTGCCATGCAGGATGCCAGCTACGGCGGTTGGTTCGCCCACCCCGGTGGCCACGACGACAGTGGCAAGGCGGCTTACCTGCATGCTTTTGTCGCCCTGGCCGCCAGCTCGGCAGTGGTGGCGGGCGCGGTCGATGCCCCCGCGCTGTTGGCTGACGCAATCCAGGTGATCGAAGCGCATTTCTGGAGCGAAGAAGAAGGCGCCCTGCGGGAAACCTTCTCCCGCGCCTGGCAACTGCCCGAGCCGTACCGTGGCGCCAATAGCAACATGCACGCGACCGAGGCTTTTCTGGCCTTGGCAGACGTCACCGGCAACAGCCTGTGGCTGAAGCGCGCCCTGCGCATCGCCGAACGTATCATTCATACCCACGCCGCGGCCAACGGCTACCGGGTCATCGAGCATTTCGACGCGCTCTGGCAGCCACTGCCGCACTACAACATTGAGCATCCGGCCGACCACTTCCGGCCTTATGGCACCACGCCCGGGCACGCCCTTGAGTGGGCGCGGCTGCTGCTGCACCTGGAGGCCAGCCTCGACCGGGCCGGCCTGCAGGCGCCGCAGTGGCTGGCGGATAGCGCTCGGGCCCTGTTCGACACAGCCTGCCAGCAGGCCTGGAAGGTCGATGGCGCGCCCGGTTATGTCTACACCCTGGACTGGGCCGGGCAGCCCGTAGTGCATGCGCGCCTGCACTGGGTGCACGCCGAGGCCTGCGCCGCCGCCGCAGCGCTCTTGCAGCGCACCGGCGAGGCGCATTACGAGCAGTGGTACCGCAACGGCTGGGATTTCATCGCCAGCCACTTTATCGATACCCATGGCGGCAGCTGGCACCACGAACTCGATGCAACCAACCAGCCGGCCGGGACCATCTGGCCGGGCAAGCCAGACCTCTATCACGCCTACCAGGCGCTGTTGCTGCCAGGCTTGCCGCTGGCATCCAGCCTGGCCAGCAACCTCGCCGCCAATGTAACCAGACGATGA
- a CDS encoding ABC transporter substrate-binding protein: protein MNPTFRLAAAISLASLLPLSALAAEPKGSVEVVHWWTSGGEKAAVDVLKAQVEKDGFTWKDGAVAGGGGATAMTVLKSRAVAGNPPGVAQIKGPDIQDWASTGLLDTDVLKDVAKEEKWDVLLDKKVADTVKYEGDYVAVPVNIHRINWLWINPEVFKKAGIDKVPATLDEFYAAADKLKAAGFIPLAHGGQPWQDSTVFESVVLSVMGADGYKKAMVDLDSATLTGPDMVKALTELKKVATYMDPDGKGQDWNLEAAKVINGKAGMQIMGDWAKSEWTLAKKTAGKDYQCVPFPGTDKAFLYNIDSLVVFKQNNAGTSAGQQDIARKVLGEDFQKVFSSNKGSIPVRNDMLADMGKYGFDACAQTSAKDFLADAKNGGLQPSMAHNMATTLAVQGAFFDVVTNYINDPKADPADAAKKLAAAIKAAQ, encoded by the coding sequence ATGAATCCCACGTTCCGTCTCGCTGCCGCAATTTCCCTGGCTTCCTTGCTCCCGCTCAGTGCCCTGGCTGCCGAACCCAAAGGCAGCGTCGAGGTGGTGCACTGGTGGACTTCCGGTGGTGAAAAAGCGGCCGTCGATGTGCTCAAGGCCCAAGTCGAGAAAGACGGCTTTACGTGGAAGGATGGCGCCGTGGCCGGTGGTGGTGGTGCCACGGCCATGACCGTGCTCAAAAGCCGCGCCGTAGCCGGCAACCCACCGGGTGTCGCGCAAATCAAAGGGCCAGACATTCAGGATTGGGCTTCCACCGGCTTGCTCGACACCGATGTGCTCAAGGATGTGGCCAAAGAGGAAAAGTGGGACGTATTGCTCGACAAGAAGGTCGCCGATACCGTGAAGTACGAAGGTGACTATGTCGCCGTGCCGGTGAACATCCACCGCATCAACTGGCTGTGGATCAACCCCGAAGTCTTCAAGAAAGCTGGCATCGACAAGGTGCCCGCCACCCTCGACGAATTCTACGCTGCTGCCGACAAGCTCAAGGCTGCCGGCTTCATCCCGCTCGCCCATGGTGGCCAGCCGTGGCAGGACAGCACGGTATTTGAAAGTGTTGTGCTGTCGGTAATGGGAGCAGATGGTTACAAGAAGGCCATGGTCGACCTCGACAGCGCTACCCTGACCGGCCCGGACATGGTCAAGGCGCTGACTGAGTTGAAGAAGGTCGCCACCTACATGGACCCGGACGGCAAAGGCCAGGACTGGAACCTGGAAGCGGCCAAGGTCATCAATGGCAAGGCCGGCATGCAGATCATGGGCGACTGGGCCAAGAGCGAGTGGACCCTGGCGAAGAAAACTGCCGGCAAGGATTACCAGTGCGTGCCTTTCCCGGGCACCGACAAGGCCTTCCTCTACAACATCGACTCGCTGGTGGTGTTCAAGCAGAACAACGCCGGCACGTCTGCCGGCCAGCAGGACATTGCCCGCAAGGTGCTGGGTGAGGACTTCCAGAAGGTCTTCAGCAGCAACAAGGGTTCGATTCCGGTACGCAACGACATGCTCGCCGACATGGGCAAGTATGGCTTCGATGCGTGCGCGCAGACCTCTGCCAAGGACTTCCTGGCCGACGCCAAAAATGGCGGCCTGCAGCCGAGCATGGCGCACAACATGGCCACCACGCTGGCCGTGCAGGGCGCGTTCTTCGATGTGGTGACCAACTACATCAACGACCCCAAGGCCGACCCGGCCGATGCAGCGAAGAAGCTGGCGGCGGCGATCAAGGCTGCCCAGTAA